In one Suricata suricatta isolate VVHF042 chromosome 9, meerkat_22Aug2017_6uvM2_HiC, whole genome shotgun sequence genomic region, the following are encoded:
- the LOC115301512 gene encoding LOW QUALITY PROTEIN: acyl-coenzyme A thioesterase 1-like (The sequence of the model RefSeq protein was modified relative to this genomic sequence to represent the inferred CDS: deleted 1 base in 1 codon) yields MAVTVIVEPAGRSSWDEPVRIAVRGLAPGQPVTLRASLRDEKGALFRSHARYQADVRGLLDLARAPALGGSFTGLEPMGLFWALESEKPLVRLMKRDVETPFAVELEVLEGHEPEAGRLLGRAVLERDFLRPGVRRVPVREGRVRATLFLPPGDGPFPGLIDMFGDGGLNESRASHLACRGFATLALPFFGYEDLPPIMKDLNLDYFEEAAKFVQSHPKVKGPNIGVIDSGKGAELAFSMASFLPNIAAVVSINGCISNTTTALTCGRLILPGLPFNLDKISAMDSGVYDIKEALGDPLDQPTGKVEFPLEKASAHFLFVVGEDDRHWKSSVYADTAVKHLTEHGKTNFTLLSYPNAGHRIDPPYSPFFSVCLHPVLGVPVLGGGQLKAHAVAQMESWKILAFLHLHLG; encoded by the exons ATGGCGGTGACGGTGATCGTGGAGCCCGCGGGCCGCAGCAGCTGGGACGAGCCCGTGCGCATCGCCGTGCGCGGGCTGGCCCCGGGACAGCCTGTCACGCTGCGCGCGTCCCTGCGCGACGAGAAGGGCGCGCTCTTCCGGTCCCACGCGCGGTACCAGGCGGACGTCCGCGGCCTCCTGGACTTGGCGCGCGCGCCCGCGCTGGGCGGCAGCttcacggggctcgagcccatgggGCTGTTCTGGGCGCTGGAGTCCGAGAAGCCCTTGGTGCGGCTTATGAAGCGGGACGTGGAGACGCCCTTCGCCGTGGAGCTGGAGGTGCTCGAGGGCCACGAGCCGGAGGCCGGGCGGCTCCTGGGCCGGGCGGTGCTGGAGCGCGACTTCCTGCGGCCGGGGGTGCGGCGGGTGCCGGTGCGCGAGGGCCGGGTGCGCGCCACGCTCTTCCTGCCGCCCG GAGATGGTCCTTTTCCTGGTTTGATTGATATGTTTGGTGatggaggattaaatgaatctCGAGCGAGTCACCTGGCTTGTCGAGGTTTTGCTACTCTGGCTTTGCCATTTTTTGGCTATGAAGATCTACCTCCGATCATGAAAGACttaaatttagattattttgaAGAGGCGGCTAAATTTGTGCAAAGTCACCCAAAG GTTAAAGGTCCAAACATTGGAGTGATTGACTCTGGCAAAGGGGCAGAGTTGGCATTTTCCATGGCTAGCTTTCTCCCAAATATAGCTGCAGTTGTGAGCATCAACGGCTGCATCTCTAACACAACGACTGCCCTTACATGTGGTAGATTAATCCTGCCAGGACTGCCTTTTAACCTAGACAAAATCTCTGCCATGGATTCAGGGGTTTACGATATTAAAGAAGCGCTGGGGGACCCCTTGGAT CAGCCTACCGGGAAAGTCGAATTCCCCCTTGAAAAAGCCAGTGCCCATTTCCTTTTTGTAGTCGGAGAGGATGACAGGCATTGGAAGAGTTCTGTTTATGCTGACACAGCTGTGAAGCACCTCACGGAGCATGGGAAGACAAATTTCACTCTTTTAAGCTATCCTAACGCTGGCCACAGAATAGATCCCCCTTATAGCCCTTTTTTCTCTGTATGCCTCCATCCCGTGTTGGGAGTGCCTGTTTTGGGAGGTGGGCAGCTCAAAGCTCATGCAGTCGCTCAGATGGAGTCTTGGAAGATCTTGGCGTTTCTGCACTTGCATCTAGGGTAA